In one window of Paludisphaera rhizosphaerae DNA:
- a CDS encoding DNA adenine methylase, translating to MPLQSSARFNAPLARASLYPELRYMGSKHRLLPWIHEVLRDLPFDTAADPFCGGGCVAYLLRAMGKTVAASDFLNFPAVLARAGLAQSHARIDATTLDRLLAPREDAPRFIAETFANVFYTPNDLAALDRIRANIDRLEDPDQQALALAALMRSCLKKQPRGVFTISGDLSRHDDGRRDLRLSIEDHFREQIAAFNAIPFDDGLRHTARRADAFDVDPSGVDLVYLDPPYVPRSDDNCYMKRYHFLEGLSCYWRGVDLMPETRVKKIAKPFTPFSYRRCAVDAFDRLFERFHRSIIVLSYSSNGFPDLERLEGLLRQHKPSVTVHKRPHRYHFGTHRGVGRAVVEEFLIVGR from the coding sequence ATGCCCCTCCAATCCTCCGCCCGATTCAACGCCCCCCTCGCCCGCGCCTCGCTCTACCCCGAGCTTCGCTACATGGGGTCGAAGCATCGGCTGCTCCCCTGGATCCATGAGGTCCTCCGCGACCTCCCCTTCGACACGGCGGCCGATCCCTTCTGCGGCGGTGGCTGCGTGGCCTACCTGCTGCGGGCGATGGGCAAGACCGTCGCCGCGTCCGACTTCCTCAACTTCCCCGCCGTCCTCGCCCGCGCGGGGCTCGCGCAATCGCACGCGCGAATCGACGCAACGACCCTCGACCGCCTGCTGGCCCCTCGCGAAGACGCCCCCCGGTTCATCGCCGAGACCTTCGCGAACGTCTTCTACACGCCCAACGACCTGGCCGCCCTCGACCGGATCCGAGCGAACATCGACCGCCTCGAAGACCCCGATCAGCAGGCCCTGGCGCTGGCGGCGCTCATGCGGTCTTGCCTGAAGAAGCAGCCTCGGGGGGTGTTCACGATCTCGGGCGACCTCTCCCGCCACGACGACGGCCGGCGCGACCTGCGGCTCTCGATCGAGGACCATTTCCGCGAGCAGATCGCCGCGTTCAACGCGATCCCCTTCGACGACGGCCTGCGCCACACCGCCCGCCGGGCCGACGCCTTCGACGTGGACCCATCGGGCGTCGACCTGGTCTACCTCGACCCGCCCTACGTCCCGCGCTCGGACGACAACTGCTACATGAAGCGCTACCACTTTCTGGAAGGGCTCTCGTGCTACTGGCGGGGCGTGGACCTGATGCCGGAGACCCGCGTCAAGAAGATCGCCAAGCCGTTCACGCCGTTCAGCTACCGCCGGTGCGCCGTCGACGCCTTCGACCGACTCTTCGAGCGTTTCCATCGGTCGATCATCGTCCTGTCGTACAGTTCCAACGGTTTCCCGGACCTGGAACGACTGGAGGGGCTCTTACGGCAGCATAAACCGTCCGTCACGGTCCACAAGCGGCCGCATCGTTACCACTTCGGGACGCATCGCGGCGTCGGCCGGGCGGTGGTGGAAGAGTTCCTGATCGTGGGGCGATAG
- a CDS encoding glycoside hydrolase family 16 protein — MSESACWSFPSSAPPPRPPSRPGGGRSSGRTSSTGTRSTGRSGTSTSATGRPPARGNDELEYYTSDPRNAFVRDGSLHIVARKEASHGKPYTSARIKSKARDGSRLFAQAYGRFEFRAKLPTGRGVWPALWMLPQDTSTYGGWPCSGEIDVMEARGQEPDKVLGTIHFGAPWPGNVHSGGEYHFPAGQSIDQFHEYAVEWEPGVIRWLVDGHLFATKRSWWTSRNKGKPASEADVAQWPAPFDKPFHIIMNVAVGGKFLGNPDASTTFPAEMVVDHVRVYEKTTGYGDAGTRGPENLPWKK; from the coding sequence GTGTCGGAATCGGCTTGCTGGTCCTTTCCATCGTCTGCTCCTCCACCACGGCCGCCGAGCCGCCCCGGGGGTGGACGCTCGTCTGGTCGGACGAGTTCGACGGGGACGCGATCGACCGGACGAAGTGGGACTTCGACCTCGGCGACGGGCCGCCCCCCGGCCAGGGGGAACGACGAGCTGGAATATTACACCAGCGACCCACGCAACGCGTTCGTCCGCGACGGCTCGCTGCACATCGTGGCGCGGAAGGAAGCGTCGCACGGGAAGCCATACACGTCGGCCCGGATCAAGTCGAAGGCGCGCGACGGCTCGCGGCTGTTCGCGCAGGCGTACGGCCGGTTCGAGTTCCGGGCCAAGCTTCCTACCGGCCGGGGCGTCTGGCCGGCCCTGTGGATGCTCCCGCAGGACACGTCGACTTACGGCGGTTGGCCCTGCTCGGGGGAGATCGACGTGATGGAGGCCCGCGGCCAGGAGCCCGACAAGGTGCTCGGGACGATCCACTTCGGCGCCCCCTGGCCGGGGAACGTCCACTCCGGCGGCGAGTACCACTTCCCCGCCGGCCAGTCGATCGACCAGTTCCACGAGTACGCCGTCGAATGGGAGCCGGGAGTCATCCGATGGCTCGTCGACGGCCATCTCTTCGCCACCAAGCGCTCCTGGTGGACCAGCCGCAACAAGGGCAAGCCCGCCTCCGAGGCCGACGTCGCGCAGTGGCCCGCGCCTTTCGATAAACCCTTTCATATCATCATGAACGTGGCCGTCGGCGGGAAGTTCCTCGGCAACCCAGACGCCTCCACGACGTTCCCGGCCGAGATGGTCGTCGACCACGTCCGCGTCTACGAGAAGACCACCGGCTACGGTGACGCCGGAACTCGAGGTCCGGAGAACCTGCCATGGAAGAAGTGA
- the ndk gene encoding nucleoside-diphosphate kinase has translation MQKTLIIFKPDCVQRRLVGEILARFEAKGLRVAALKLLQVDRSLGEKHYAEHQGKPFFEGLIGFITGGPVVVGVLEGNEAVTVVRTMLGATNGTAAAPGTIRGDYSISKQNNLIHGSDSTESAAREIALWFGPGEVVDYAIAGSQWVFDGA, from the coding sequence ATGCAGAAGACCCTGATCATCTTCAAGCCGGACTGCGTTCAGCGCCGGCTGGTGGGCGAGATCCTCGCCCGGTTCGAGGCCAAGGGGCTGCGCGTCGCGGCGCTGAAGCTCCTGCAGGTCGACCGCTCCCTGGGCGAGAAGCACTACGCCGAGCACCAGGGCAAGCCGTTCTTCGAGGGCCTGATCGGCTTCATCACCGGCGGTCCGGTGGTGGTCGGCGTGCTCGAAGGGAACGAGGCCGTGACCGTCGTCCGGACGATGCTCGGCGCGACCAACGGCACGGCCGCCGCCCCCGGCACCATCCGCGGGGACTACTCCATCAGCAAGCAGAACAACCTGATCCACGGCAGCGACTCCACCGAGTCCGCCGCCCGCGAGATCGCCCTCTGGTTCGGCCCCGGCGAGGTCGTCGACTACGCCATCGCCGGCTCCCAGTGGGTCTTCGACGGGGCTTGA
- a CDS encoding DUF1559 family PulG-like putative transporter codes for MVSTRRRGFTLIELLVVIAIIAVLIALLLPAVQAAREAARRAQCVNNLKQIGLAMHNYHSSQGSFPIGQAKVYGGSSTGTLYNYATFGHLAMLLPYMEQTAVFASCNFSLPATTDVIGQAANSTAVNTRLSTLFCPSDGAGTNTYLNNYHGSMGTTTDVWGTVSTSSTGVFNTMGPAVSLGSITDGSSNTVSHAEALIGNVSSNLRGRKGTVSASGNSAYVLTDIRSYSPANSQAAVNTAVQTCQQQFISTPATASTRGQYWAVGAPGQSLTNTIVSPNGGGQATFSFCGGWSTTCSGCSADFSNLFVNSSNHSGGINVGLADGSVRFIKDSISPTTWMSIGTVNSGEVISSDSL; via the coding sequence ATGGTTTCGACGCGGAGGCGTGGTTTCACGCTGATCGAGCTTCTGGTGGTCATTGCCATCATCGCGGTGTTGATCGCGCTGCTGTTGCCGGCGGTCCAGGCGGCGCGTGAGGCGGCCCGGCGGGCGCAGTGCGTCAACAACCTGAAGCAGATCGGGTTGGCGATGCACAACTATCACTCGTCCCAGGGCTCGTTCCCGATCGGCCAGGCGAAGGTCTACGGCGGGTCGTCCACGGGGACGCTGTACAACTACGCCACCTTCGGCCACCTGGCGATGCTGCTCCCCTACATGGAGCAGACGGCGGTCTTCGCCTCGTGCAATTTCAGCCTCCCGGCCACCACGGACGTCATCGGCCAGGCGGCCAACTCGACGGCCGTGAACACCCGGCTGAGCACCCTGTTCTGCCCCTCCGACGGCGCCGGCACGAACACCTACCTGAACAACTACCACGGCTCGATGGGGACCACCACCGACGTCTGGGGAACGGTGAGCACCAGCTCCACGGGCGTCTTCAACACGATGGGCCCCGCGGTCTCGCTGGGCTCGATCACCGACGGCTCGTCGAACACCGTCTCGCACGCCGAGGCCCTGATCGGCAACGTCAGCTCGAACCTTCGCGGCCGCAAGGGGACCGTCAGCGCGAGCGGAAACTCGGCCTACGTCCTGACGGACATCCGCAGCTACTCGCCGGCCAATTCCCAGGCCGCCGTCAACACGGCCGTCCAGACCTGCCAGCAGCAGTTCATCTCGACCCCGGCGACCGCCTCCACCCGCGGCCAGTACTGGGCGGTGGGCGCTCCCGGCCAGAGCCTGACCAACACCATCGTCAGCCCCAACGGCGGCGGTCAGGCCACGTTCTCGTTCTGCGGCGGTTGGTCGACCACCTGCAGCGGCTGCTCGGCGGACTTCTCCAACCTCTTCGTCAACTCCAGCAACCACTCCGGCGGCATCAACGTCGGCCTGGCCGACGGCTCCGTCCGGTTCATCAAGGACTCGATCAGCCCGACCACCTGGATGTCGATCGGCACCGTCAACAGCGGCGAGGTCATCTCGTCGGACAGCCTCTAA